A region from the Geobacillus vulcani PSS1 genome encodes:
- a CDS encoding ABC transporter permease, whose amino-acid sequence MRAIIEKEFKSLFKSFKSIAVILFFLIVSFASSKFFSNNLELLQQDQGESVYASSIRALVMFFGSLFVLSLSHDVINREVENQTIRFLVTKSSRNAIVIGKFLGVFLFWFVCVLSSFTVIALFAGQLFVFDFLKMICFLAYAIGVTILLSLVVKKPSHTTFIAILLGIAIPVLGIWSITSKQFVLKIVKYVLPYYYIMKGSYYTFVPACFAALMLLIALAVFKRRDL is encoded by the coding sequence ATGCGAGCCATTATTGAAAAAGAATTTAAAAGCTTATTTAAAAGTTTTAAATCGATTGCTGTGATTTTGTTTTTTCTGATTGTGAGTTTTGCCTCGTCTAAATTTTTCAGCAATAACTTAGAATTATTGCAACAAGATCAAGGTGAATCCGTGTATGCCTCCAGCATTCGTGCACTTGTGATGTTTTTTGGGTCTCTCTTTGTCTTATCGTTATCTCATGATGTGATAAATCGGGAAGTGGAAAATCAGACAATCCGTTTTTTAGTTACAAAGTCTTCAAGAAATGCCATTGTAATTGGAAAGTTTCTTGGGGTTTTTTTGTTTTGGTTCGTCTGTGTTCTAAGTTCATTTACTGTCATTGCTTTGTTTGCGGGACAACTATTTGTTTTTGATTTTCTGAAAATGATCTGTTTTCTTGCCTACGCTATCGGTGTGACGATATTACTTTCATTGGTGGTAAAAAAGCCATCCCATACTACATTCATTGCTATTTTATTAGGGATTGCTATACCGGTGTTAGGGATATGGTCTATCACATCTAAGCAATTTGTTTTAAAAATTGTTAAATATGTGTTGCCTTATTACTACATTATGAAAGGAAGCTATTATACTTTTGTTCCTGCTTGTTTCGCGGCGCTTATGCTGCTAATCGCCTTGGCGGTATTTAAAAGGAGAGATTTGTAA
- a CDS encoding ATP-binding cassette domain-containing protein yields the protein MINHKVILKDCNMAIARGEICCLFGKNGTGKSLFLHCILGYTNFESGLVKINGYDITKRIQIRRHSGFVPTDDYSFCELLTPNEYFSFIKGVFSLSEKETSRKIEHLSEKLSVKLYLDELIGNLSFGTRKKIVLMGILLYDPVLLVCDEIFEGLDAPSVQAVREIFLEKKKRGHSILFTSHLYQEAIAVSDRCYQIINRTIKEDDYL from the coding sequence ATGATAAATCACAAAGTTATTTTAAAGGATTGCAATATGGCGATCGCAAGAGGAGAAATATGCTGTCTGTTCGGAAAGAACGGAACAGGAAAAAGTTTATTTTTACATTGCATATTAGGGTACACAAATTTTGAATCGGGATTAGTTAAGATTAACGGATATGATATAACGAAAAGAATCCAAATTAGAAGGCACAGTGGATTTGTGCCAACGGATGACTATTCTTTTTGTGAGCTTTTAACCCCTAATGAGTATTTTTCATTTATAAAAGGTGTTTTTTCTTTATCTGAAAAAGAGACGAGCAGAAAAATTGAACATCTATCAGAGAAATTATCTGTAAAGCTTTACTTAGATGAACTAATCGGAAATTTATCTTTTGGGACAAGAAAAAAAATTGTACTTATGGGTATTTTATTATATGATCCAGTTTTGTTAGTTTGTGACGAGATTTTTGAGGGGTTGGATGCACCGTCAGTCCAAGCGGTTAGGGAGATATTTTTAGAGAAGAAAAAGAGGGGTCACTCTATTTTGTTTACAAGCCATTTATACCAAGAGGCTATTGCGGTATCGGATAGGTGCTATCAAATCATTAATAGAACAATTAAAGAGGACGATTATTTATAA
- a CDS encoding IS1634 family transposase, with amino-acid sequence MDVRIRAIYESSYLNIISALFKDLDLPQLIDHLVPVNPQCQTRASDIVKLIVLDILSGRQALVHLEQWVHDIDLPKLVRPGLEPSWFNDDAIARHLDRLYEANIHQVLSSCLVQIYKKEGLSLRVFHADTTDKTVYGAYESVSSEALQITHGYNRHHRWQKPIGFGLIGNEDGIPFYGDVHDGNVPDKTWNPEVLSRVHEQLKQAKIQDEWIYVADSAAMTKDTLTQTKAANAFLITRGPSSLRIVKQALAEADSPHIPWSDPFTLAEKNGATYRVWETASTYESHPFRLIVVESSSLDQRKGKTLDKERTKEAELLREEQARWERHPFSCRADAEQALASLKASLRPQFHRVEAVVEEIVRPKKRRGRPKKGAEPEMETLYLVRLDVEFDPNAWEQARRKASRFVLVTTVPKEWKGQPMEAKEILKLYKGQISVEMNFSFLKDPFFTDEIYVKKPERVAVLGYLFLLALAIYRVFQRRVRQFITPERPLKGAGGRKLTRPTGQAIFQLFRYVKVVLLELPDGHIQRALGKPLTPDQRRILQGLGMDESIYV; translated from the coding sequence ATGGACGTTCGAATTCGGGCCATTTATGAAAGTTCTTATTTGAATATAATAAGCGCCCTGTTCAAAGATCTTGACCTTCCTCAGTTGATTGATCATCTCGTTCCCGTGAATCCGCAATGCCAAACTCGAGCCAGCGATATCGTCAAGCTAATCGTTCTGGATATCTTGAGCGGCCGGCAAGCGCTCGTTCATTTGGAACAATGGGTGCATGACATCGATTTGCCGAAGCTGGTTCGGCCAGGGCTGGAGCCGTCTTGGTTCAACGACGATGCCATCGCGCGTCATTTGGATCGACTGTATGAGGCGAATATCCATCAAGTCCTTTCGTCTTGCCTCGTGCAGATCTACAAGAAAGAAGGCCTCTCTCTTCGCGTCTTCCACGCCGATACGACGGACAAGACCGTTTACGGCGCGTATGAATCGGTCTCGTCAGAGGCCCTGCAGATCACGCATGGCTACAACCGGCACCATCGTTGGCAAAAACCAATCGGTTTCGGGCTGATCGGCAACGAAGACGGCATCCCGTTTTACGGCGATGTGCACGACGGCAACGTGCCGGACAAAACGTGGAATCCCGAGGTGCTCTCCCGTGTCCATGAACAGCTGAAGCAAGCCAAGATCCAAGACGAATGGATTTACGTGGCGGATTCCGCTGCGATGACGAAAGACACACTGACGCAAACGAAGGCTGCCAATGCCTTTTTGATCACGCGGGGCCCTTCGTCGCTTCGGATCGTGAAACAGGCATTGGCGGAGGCCGATTCGCCTCATATCCCGTGGAGCGACCCCTTTACGCTGGCGGAGAAAAACGGTGCCACGTATCGGGTATGGGAAACGGCCTCGACTTATGAAAGCCATCCGTTTCGGCTGATCGTCGTCGAATCGAGCTCGCTCGACCAGCGAAAAGGAAAGACGCTCGACAAAGAGCGGACCAAAGAAGCGGAGCTTCTTCGCGAGGAACAAGCCCGTTGGGAACGCCACCCCTTCTCTTGTCGGGCAGACGCCGAACAAGCCTTGGCCTCCCTCAAGGCGTCCCTTCGCCCCCAGTTTCATCGGGTGGAAGCCGTGGTCGAAGAGATCGTTCGCCCGAAAAAACGGCGCGGACGACCGAAAAAAGGGGCGGAACCCGAGATGGAGACGCTGTATCTTGTGCGCCTTGACGTCGAATTCGACCCAAACGCTTGGGAACAGGCGAGACGGAAAGCGTCCCGGTTTGTCCTCGTTACGACCGTTCCGAAGGAATGGAAGGGTCAACCGATGGAGGCAAAAGAGATCTTGAAGTTGTATAAAGGCCAAATCTCCGTGGAGATGAACTTCTCTTTCTTGAAAGACCCGTTCTTTACGGATGAGATTTACGTCAAAAAACCAGAACGGGTCGCGGTATTGGGCTATTTGTTTCTGTTGGCCTTGGCCATTTACCGCGTCTTCCAGCGCCGGGTGCGTCAGTTCATCACCCCGGAACGCCCATTAAAGGGCGCGGGAGGCCGGAAACTGACCCGACCCACCGGGCAGGCGATTTTTCAGTTGTTCCGGTATGTGAAAGTCGTCCTACTGGAGTTGCCGGATGGGCACATCCAACGCGCGTTAGGGAAACCGCTCACCCCTGATCAGCGAAGGATCCTGCAGGGATTGGGCATGGATGAGAGCATTTACGTGTAA
- a CDS encoding ABC transporter ATP-binding protein, which yields MKMIQVHNLKKKFKDHYVVKGVTFDVEKGEIFGFLGKNGAGKTTTINMLTGITLPSEGSFVIGGKTNKEMNEIKKMIGVMPDAANYYYDLTALEHLTFFAKLKNVKLKKVDALTILDSVGLKGHEKKKVGSYSFGMKKKLGIAQAIIGTPSVVFLDEPTSGLDPESAAEIQQLIQQLASNDMTIFLTSHNLSEVEKICDTIAIMEDGVISKIGTMEQLRGMHKRAIQLLIKIKKEHHSIAHSLKRDVGDFISNVQTSGDYLCCDLWRESDIPKLIDYLSRQNIDIYEVRVEKPTLEDIFFDRVADR from the coding sequence ATGAAAATGATACAAGTACATAACCTAAAAAAGAAATTTAAAGATCATTATGTCGTTAAAGGGGTTACTTTTGATGTAGAAAAGGGCGAAATTTTCGGCTTTTTAGGCAAAAACGGCGCAGGAAAAACAACGACCATTAATATGCTCACAGGAATTACGCTCCCTAGCGAAGGGAGTTTTGTGATTGGCGGGAAAACGAACAAGGAAATGAACGAGATTAAGAAGATGATCGGTGTTATGCCTGATGCGGCAAACTATTATTATGATTTAACAGCTTTAGAACATCTAACATTTTTTGCGAAATTGAAAAACGTGAAACTAAAAAAGGTTGATGCGTTGACTATATTAGATAGTGTAGGATTGAAAGGGCATGAGAAGAAAAAGGTCGGCAGTTACTCATTTGGAATGAAAAAGAAGCTTGGGATTGCCCAGGCGATCATAGGAACACCGTCAGTTGTATTTCTCGATGAGCCGACTTCCGGTCTGGACCCGGAATCGGCTGCCGAAATTCAGCAACTTATTCAGCAACTTGCTTCTAATGATATGACGATTTTTCTAACATCACATAATCTTTCTGAAGTAGAAAAAATATGCGATACGATTGCGATTATGGAAGACGGGGTCATTTCGAAAATTGGGACGATGGAACAGTTAAGAGGGATGCATAAACGAGCGATTCAGTTGTTGATAAAAATAAAAAAAGAACATCATTCTATTGCGCACTCGTTAAAACGTGATGTCGGCGATTTTATTTCCAATGTGCAAACATCGGGTGACTATTTATGCTGTGATCTTTGGCGGGAGTCAGACATTCCAAAGCTGATTGATTATTTGTCGCGTCA